A part of Peromyscus maniculatus bairdii isolate BWxNUB_F1_BW_parent chromosome 10, HU_Pman_BW_mat_3.1, whole genome shotgun sequence genomic DNA contains:
- the Atp5me gene encoding ATP synthase F(0) complex subunit e, mitochondrial codes for MVPPVQVSPLIKLCRYSALVLGMAYGAKRYSYLKPRAEEERRVAAEEKKRLDELKRIERELAEAQDDSILK; via the exons ATGGTTCCCCCAGTTCAGGTCTCTCCGCTTATCAAG CTCTGCCGATACTCAGCCCTGGTCCTCGGCATGGCCTACGGCGCCAAGCGCTATA GTTACCTAAAACCCcgggcagaggaggagaggagggtggcagcggaggaaaagaagagactaGATGAGCTGAAACGGATTGAGAGAGAACTGGCAGAAG CTCAAGATGACAGCATACTCAAGTGA